A single genomic interval of Synechococcales cyanobacterium CNB harbors:
- a CDS encoding PAS domain S-box protein, giving the protein MASARPDQPGPPRDRAAPAFRGVVRSAIGSSPWMVPIGVLTALLFVAVAVEVVTALFLPQLLPTGTPFWVEAAIDTVALAVLVGVTAIPLAVRPAMLARRRIAGHIGLLERVAAGAHLPECLDLITRFIESECPGTKASILLLKDGRHLVLGSAPSLSGEYNAAVDGIEIGPSVGSCGTAAWSGRRVIVSDISADSRWAGWRDLALRYGLRSCWSQPIRSSKGEILGTFAMYRPVVHRPNAAEARTVEEACHIASIAIERHLAWQAERRSEARLRAVVASAPDAILTADGSAVITWTNAQAERLLGYGPGELQGVPLGRLIPDRFRAAHQAAFRRVVQSGGERTLGGPREVRILGRDGEEIPAELCLGFGSAGDEAVVTAVIRDVRERLARESKLRRLARVVDAADDGILLTDASGAVLDVNTAFTRITGYSADDVRGQTPRFLKSGRHADDFYREMWETIRAGRAWSGRVIDRRKDGSLYHASLSISPVTGEDGRIEGYVGIQRDVTADVERERVLLLATRQAEAASRAKTRFLANMSHEIRTPLTAILGYAELLEIETDDRMLTPEARREYVSTIKRQGTHLLSIINDVLDLAKIEADKLTVERESVSPAGIVDEVLALMRVRAAERGVELHAEYLSSLPRYVSTDPVRVRQVLLNLVGNAIKFTMRGEVVIRASFDAAGAKNPVLRIAVHDTGIGMDRAQVERLFTPFEQGDSSTTRRFGGTGLGLVISRGLAHMLGGGISVESEPGRGSVFTLSIPAGPLDGVELVEPAELARLTSDTASRNLAAMPQGAAPTLAGARILLAEDGPDNQRLISAFLRLAGAEVEIASNGRDAVDLATSGPSRDGKPFDLVLMDLQMPELDGYAATRLLRQRGYRGPIVALTAHAMEGDRQRCLDAGFDDYVPKPIDREHLINECVRRTRSARPETERKTAA; this is encoded by the coding sequence ATGGCGTCCGCTCGGCCCGACCAGCCCGGTCCGCCCCGCGATCGAGCCGCGCCCGCGTTTCGCGGCGTGGTTCGATCCGCGATCGGTTCCTCGCCGTGGATGGTGCCGATCGGAGTGCTCACGGCCCTGCTCTTCGTCGCGGTCGCAGTCGAGGTCGTCACCGCGTTATTTCTGCCGCAGTTGCTCCCGACCGGCACGCCCTTCTGGGTCGAGGCCGCGATCGACACGGTTGCGCTCGCGGTGCTGGTGGGCGTGACGGCGATCCCGCTCGCGGTTCGGCCCGCCATGCTCGCTCGGAGGCGCATCGCCGGACACATCGGGCTGCTCGAGCGTGTCGCGGCCGGCGCTCACCTTCCCGAGTGCCTTGACCTCATCACCCGATTCATCGAGAGCGAGTGCCCGGGCACAAAGGCCTCCATCCTGCTTCTCAAGGACGGTCGCCATCTCGTCCTCGGGTCCGCGCCGAGCCTTTCCGGCGAGTACAACGCGGCTGTCGATGGGATTGAGATCGGACCATCGGTCGGCTCCTGCGGCACGGCTGCATGGAGCGGGCGGCGCGTGATCGTCTCCGACATCTCGGCCGATTCCCGCTGGGCCGGTTGGCGCGATCTCGCCCTCAGGTACGGGCTGCGGTCCTGCTGGTCGCAGCCGATCCGATCGTCGAAGGGGGAGATCCTGGGTACGTTCGCGATGTACAGGCCGGTCGTCCATCGGCCGAATGCGGCCGAAGCCCGCACCGTCGAAGAGGCGTGCCATATCGCGTCCATCGCCATCGAGCGGCATCTCGCTTGGCAGGCGGAGCGGCGAAGCGAGGCGAGGCTGCGCGCCGTCGTCGCTTCTGCGCCCGACGCGATTCTCACAGCCGATGGGAGCGCGGTCATCACGTGGACGAACGCGCAGGCGGAGAGGCTGCTCGGCTACGGCCCGGGCGAACTCCAGGGCGTGCCGCTCGGGCGACTGATCCCGGACCGGTTCCGTGCCGCCCACCAGGCGGCCTTCAGGCGAGTCGTGCAGTCAGGCGGAGAACGAACGCTCGGCGGCCCGCGCGAGGTGCGAATCCTCGGCCGCGACGGAGAGGAAATCCCGGCCGAACTCTGCCTCGGGTTCGGGAGCGCGGGCGACGAGGCCGTCGTTACGGCCGTCATCCGCGACGTGCGAGAGCGGCTCGCGCGCGAGAGCAAACTCCGTCGGCTCGCGCGCGTCGTCGATGCCGCCGATGACGGCATTCTCCTCACCGACGCCTCGGGCGCGGTCCTCGACGTCAACACGGCGTTCACGCGCATCACCGGGTACAGCGCCGACGACGTGCGGGGCCAGACCCCGCGCTTTCTCAAGAGCGGGAGACATGCGGACGACTTCTACCGGGAGATGTGGGAGACCATCCGAGCGGGCAGGGCGTGGTCAGGGCGCGTGATCGACCGTCGCAAGGACGGCTCGCTGTATCACGCCTCGCTGAGCATCTCTCCGGTCACAGGCGAGGACGGCCGAATCGAGGGCTACGTCGGCATCCAGCGCGACGTGACCGCGGACGTGGAGCGTGAACGCGTGCTGCTGCTCGCGACAAGGCAGGCCGAGGCGGCCAGCAGGGCAAAGACCCGCTTTCTCGCCAACATGAGCCACGAGATCCGAACCCCGCTGACGGCCATCCTTGGCTACGCCGAACTGCTGGAGATCGAGACTGACGACCGGATGCTCACGCCCGAAGCCCGGCGGGAGTACGTCTCCACCATCAAGCGGCAGGGAACGCACCTCCTCTCGATCATCAATGACGTGCTCGACCTTGCCAAGATCGAGGCGGACAAACTGACGGTCGAGCGAGAGTCCGTCAGCCCGGCAGGGATCGTCGACGAGGTGCTCGCTCTCATGCGCGTTCGGGCCGCGGAACGAGGCGTCGAGCTGCACGCGGAATACCTCTCCTCGCTCCCGCGGTACGTCAGCACCGATCCGGTCAGAGTCCGCCAGGTGCTGCTCAATCTCGTGGGCAATGCCATCAAGTTCACCATGCGCGGCGAGGTTGTCATCCGTGCTTCGTTCGACGCTGCTGGCGCCAAGAACCCGGTCCTCCGCATCGCCGTCCACGACACAGGGATCGGCATGGACAGAGCGCAGGTCGAACGCCTGTTCACGCCGTTCGAGCAGGGTGATTCCTCCACCACTCGCCGATTTGGCGGAACTGGACTCGGCCTCGTCATCAGCCGCGGGCTGGCGCACATGCTCGGCGGCGGAATTTCCGTCGAGTCTGAGCCGGGGCGAGGAAGCGTCTTCACGCTCTCGATCCCCGCCGGTCCGCTCGACGGCGTCGAACTCGTGGAACCCGCGGAACTCGCCCGCCTGACAAGCGACACGGCGTCCAGAAACCTCGCCGCCATGCCACAGGGCGCAGCGCCGACCCTCGCCGGCGCCCGCATCCTGCTCGCCGAGGACGGACCCGACAATCAGCGGTTGATCTCGGCGTTTCTGCGCCTCGCGGGTGCGGAGGTCGAGATCGCTTCCAACGGGCGCGACGCTGTCGATCTTGCCACCTCGGGGCCATCCCGCGACGGAAAGCCGTTCGACCTCGTCCTGATGGACCTCCAGATGCCGGAGCTCGACGGGTACGCGGCGACCCGGCTGCTCCGGCAGCGGGGATACCGAGGGCCGATCGTCGCGCTGACCGCGCATGCGATGGAAGGCGACAGGCAGCGGTGCCTCGACGCCGGATTCGATGATTACGTGCCCAAGCCCATCGATCGGGAACACCTGATCAACGAGTGCGTGCGACGGACGCGGTCGGCGCGGCCTGAAACCGAGCGCAAGACCGCCGCATAG
- a CDS encoding CBS domain-containing protein: protein MRKEIAMHTVANLLTAKQHWDDSYDRVEAVVTIKPEATARDAARLMSDRHVGALVVTDPAGRMVGIVTERDVLRRLVAVAKPPDSTTVGEIMTRAVLSCTPQTTLDEVRRTMRERRIRHVPVLDEGRPIGMVSIGDLNAALNQDLMVTVRAMEAYITQG, encoded by the coding sequence ATGCGAAAGGAGATCGCCATGCACACCGTCGCGAACCTGCTCACCGCCAAGCAGCACTGGGACGACTCGTACGACCGGGTCGAGGCGGTGGTGACCATCAAACCGGAGGCCACCGCTCGCGATGCGGCCCGGCTGATGAGCGATCGCCATGTCGGCGCGCTCGTCGTTACGGACCCGGCGGGACGGATGGTTGGGATTGTCACCGAACGCGACGTGTTGCGCCGGCTCGTGGCCGTCGCCAAGCCTCCCGACTCCACCACCGTCGGCGAGATCATGACGCGGGCGGTGCTCAGTTGCACTCCGCAGACGACACTCGACGAGGTTCGGCGGACGATGCGCGAGCGACGCATCCGCCACGTCCCTGTGCTGGATGAAGGCCGGCCAATCGGCATGGTCTCGATCGGCGACCTCAACGCCGCGCTGAACCAGGACCTCATGGTCACCGTCCGTGCAATGGAGGCGTACATCACGCAGGGCTGA
- a CDS encoding tyrosine--tRNA ligase, protein MTARPDFLEEIAWRGLLHQCTDEAGLRRHLATGTRRAYAGFDPTADSLTIGNLVPITALAHLQRAGHTPVVVMGGGTGLIGDPSGKSAERQLLTREQVDANVNCQRRIFEALLDFSGRNAAVIVNNADWLCGLGYLDVLRDVGKHFSVNMMIQKESVRERLHNRDHGISYTEFSYMILQAYDFWHLHSRMGVTIQLGGSDQWGNIVCGADLIRRMAHDHTVETFGLTAPLVTRSDGGKFGKTEAGAVWLTPERSSPYAFYQFWLNSTDDDVVRYLKLFTFLSREEIAALSVAHASNPGAREAQRTLARQVTARVHGPTEADLAERASQALFSGDIAGLPPATLEQALAGAPTSDHPRDRLAGGGVALLDLLVETGLAKSKREAREFLASGSVSVNGTVAGGDRTLTTGDLLHGRFLALRRGKKTWHLSRWS, encoded by the coding sequence ATGACGGCACGACCGGACTTTCTCGAAGAGATCGCTTGGCGCGGCCTGCTCCACCAGTGCACGGACGAAGCCGGCCTGCGTCGCCACCTCGCCACCGGCACGCGCCGCGCCTACGCCGGTTTCGACCCGACGGCGGACTCGCTGACCATCGGCAACCTCGTGCCGATCACCGCCCTCGCGCACCTGCAGCGGGCGGGGCACACGCCGGTCGTGGTCATGGGGGGGGGGACTGGCCTGATCGGCGACCCCTCCGGCAAGTCCGCCGAGCGCCAACTGTTGACGCGTGAACAGGTCGATGCCAACGTCAACTGCCAGCGGCGCATCTTCGAGGCGCTGCTCGACTTCTCCGGCCGGAACGCGGCCGTGATCGTCAACAACGCGGACTGGCTCTGCGGGCTGGGCTACCTCGACGTGCTGCGCGACGTGGGCAAGCACTTCTCCGTGAACATGATGATCCAGAAGGAGTCCGTGCGCGAGCGGCTGCACAACCGCGACCACGGCATCTCGTACACCGAGTTCAGCTACATGATCCTGCAGGCCTACGACTTCTGGCATCTGCACAGCAGGATGGGCGTCACCATCCAGCTGGGCGGCTCCGATCAGTGGGGCAACATCGTCTGCGGCGCGGACCTCATCCGCCGCATGGCGCACGATCACACCGTCGAAACCTTCGGCCTGACCGCCCCGCTCGTGACCCGCTCCGACGGAGGCAAGTTCGGCAAGACCGAGGCGGGCGCGGTCTGGCTCACGCCCGAACGGAGCAGCCCGTACGCCTTCTACCAGTTCTGGCTCAACTCCACCGATGACGACGTGGTCCGCTACCTCAAACTCTTCACGTTCCTTTCGCGTGAGGAGATCGCGGCCCTCTCGGTAGCGCACGCGAGCAACCCCGGGGCGCGCGAGGCCCAGCGGACGCTGGCCAGACAGGTGACGGCGCGCGTGCATGGCCCGACCGAGGCCGACCTCGCCGAGCGCGCGTCGCAGGCCCTCTTCTCCGGCGACATCGCAGGACTCCCGCCCGCGACGCTCGAGCAGGCGCTCGCCGGCGCGCCCACCAGCGACCACCCGCGCGATCGCCTCGCGGGGGGGGGCGTCGCCCTGCTCGACCTCCTTGTCGAGACGGGCCTGGCCAAGAGCAAGCGCGAGGCCCGCGAGTTCCTCGCCTCGGGGTCGGTCTCCGTGAACGGCACGGTGGCAGGGGGAGACCGAACCCTGACAACGGGCGACCTCCTCCACGGACGTTTCCTCGCCCTGCGCCGGGGTAAGAAAACCTGGCACCTGTCGCGCTGGTCCTGA
- a CDS encoding biliverdin-producing heme oxygenase codes for MHTTPDVMDRLKQETADLHAAAERHPFQAAMIRGALGREGYAAYLGQILLVHRALEDRLGSLRADARVAAIATDARFRTAAIVEDLAALDGRDTDHAATQGTARLIQSIEVAEIPELLGMLYVLEGSTNGGRFIARAVGRSLGLSPGPGLRYLDPYGDEQPARWEAFKDDLRAAAFTPAEHGRMVDGAKAMFRGLVRVFDDLQKVSARPLAS; via the coding sequence ATGCACACAACACCCGACGTGATGGACCGGTTGAAGCAGGAGACGGCCGACCTGCACGCGGCCGCTGAACGGCACCCGTTCCAAGCCGCCATGATCCGTGGGGCACTCGGCCGCGAAGGGTACGCCGCCTACCTCGGCCAGATTCTGCTCGTGCATCGCGCGTTGGAGGACCGGCTCGGGTCGCTCCGCGCCGACGCGCGCGTCGCGGCTATCGCTACGGACGCCAGATTCCGAACCGCCGCGATCGTCGAGGATCTCGCGGCTCTCGACGGGCGCGACACCGACCATGCTGCAACACAGGGGACGGCGCGACTGATTCAGTCGATCGAGGTCGCCGAGATTCCTGAGTTGCTGGGGATGCTGTACGTTCTCGAAGGCAGCACGAACGGCGGGCGGTTCATCGCCAGGGCCGTTGGCCGGTCGTTGGGCCTCTCGCCGGGTCCGGGGCTGCGCTATCTCGACCCGTACGGCGACGAGCAGCCGGCGCGATGGGAGGCGTTCAAGGACGATCTCCGTGCCGCAGCCTTCACCCCCGCCGAGCACGGCCGCATGGTCGATGGGGCGAAGGCGATGTTCAGGGGGCTTGTGCGCGTGTTCGACGATCTCCAGAAGGTATCTGCCAGACCGCTCGCCTCGTGA
- the ispH gene encoding 4-hydroxy-3-methylbut-2-enyl diphosphate reductase — translation MRLLLINPRGFCAGVRMAIDVVDRVLDLFPGETIYVYHEIVHNRHVVGRFRGRGVVFVESVEDPPPGSILVFSAHGIPPAVRARAAERGLHAIDATCPLVTKVHSEAIRYARQGYQILLIGHRNHQEVIGTTGEAPDATQVVETPDDIPHLTIRDPDRLVYLTQTTLSTDDAAVIIDALKQAFPNIKAPPSEDICYATTNRQHAVRMLAPECDLVLVVGSRNSSNSVRLTEIAENAGAPARLIDDASGVEDEWFTNSEGFTVLVTAGASAPEDLVAGVCRTLVQRYGATIETRDVFDEDVEFALPGNLRRIMKDRDHPDADRRIRVQKPVVTADLYGTVPLTVEGRESRVCGLEPETLARARPDDRV, via the coding sequence GTGCGCCTCCTCCTCATCAATCCCCGCGGCTTCTGTGCCGGCGTTCGCATGGCCATCGACGTCGTCGACCGCGTCCTCGACCTCTTCCCCGGCGAAACCATCTACGTCTACCACGAGATCGTCCACAACCGCCACGTCGTCGGCCGGTTCCGCGGCCGCGGCGTCGTCTTCGTCGAGTCCGTCGAGGACCCGCCCCCCGGCTCGATCCTCGTCTTCTCTGCCCACGGCATCCCCCCCGCCGTTCGCGCCCGAGCCGCCGAGCGCGGCCTGCACGCCATCGACGCCACCTGCCCACTCGTCACCAAGGTCCACTCCGAAGCGATCCGCTACGCCCGCCAGGGGTACCAGATCCTCCTGATCGGCCACCGCAACCACCAGGAGGTCATCGGCACCACCGGCGAGGCCCCCGACGCCACCCAGGTCGTCGAGACCCCGGACGACATCCCCCACCTGACCATCCGCGACCCCGACCGCCTCGTGTATCTCACGCAGACCACGCTCTCCACCGACGACGCGGCCGTCATCATCGACGCCCTCAAACAAGCCTTCCCCAACATCAAGGCCCCGCCGAGCGAGGACATCTGCTACGCGACCACGAACCGCCAGCACGCCGTCCGGATGCTCGCCCCCGAGTGCGACCTGGTGCTCGTCGTCGGCAGCCGCAACTCCTCGAACTCCGTCCGCCTGACCGAGATCGCCGAAAACGCCGGCGCCCCCGCCCGCCTCATCGACGACGCTTCCGGTGTCGAAGATGAGTGGTTCACAAACTCGGAGGGCTTCACCGTCCTCGTCACCGCCGGCGCATCAGCGCCTGAGGACCTCGTCGCCGGCGTCTGCCGCACCCTTGTTCAACGCTACGGGGCGACGATCGAAACCCGCGACGTCTTCGACGAGGACGTCGAGTTCGCCCTCCCCGGCAACCTGCGACGCATCATGAAGGACCGCGACCATCCCGATGCCGACCGGCGCATCCGCGTGCAGAAACCCGTCGTCACCGCCGACCTCTACGGCACGGTCCCGCTGACAGTCGAGGGACGCGAGAGCCGGGTGTGTGGTCTCGAGCCCGAAACACTCGCTCGCGCCCGACCGGATGATCGTGTCTGA
- a CDS encoding prepilin-type N-terminal cleavage/methylation domain-containing protein, which yields MAITRVQAGLPRAFTLIELLVVIAIIAMLIGLLLPSLGKAREAAQSMVCSGTQRSLGQGQQYYINDNQGYLAGPHTSSFKYALMVARKQATLKSIFNFETSSDTPTTNWDWVSPTIGQGGVFSSNRSQRTLQLLNMYGCASAKVLNDEVWPGPSAADDFDQFDDVALSTGYRQVSFIAPAGFLLDSHERWKATFDFYLKSEQIFLTTTIYPKMQGDGPQFQVIRDRNYRPREDFLGVQVSNKVLVADGTRYYDFPRRVLDFDVSPMAENFSFFSDGGPIYHGSRVYGREPLGHDGTGYNIKLSARHSRSSINATYWDGHVGSMTIQEAWTDPVPWYPGRTQYIGNSATPESRAYFKAGEFIP from the coding sequence ATGGCAATCACTCGTGTTCAGGCCGGGCTTCCCAGGGCGTTCACCTTGATTGAACTGCTCGTTGTGATCGCGATCATCGCGATGCTCATCGGTCTCCTGCTTCCGTCGCTCGGCAAGGCGCGAGAAGCGGCCCAATCCATGGTGTGTTCTGGAACGCAGCGGTCCTTGGGACAGGGCCAGCAGTACTACATCAACGACAATCAGGGGTACCTCGCCGGGCCGCACACTTCGTCGTTCAAGTATGCGCTCATGGTCGCCAGGAAGCAGGCGACGCTGAAGTCGATATTCAACTTTGAGACCTCGTCGGATACGCCGACAACCAACTGGGACTGGGTCAGCCCAACCATCGGACAGGGGGGGGTTTTCTCGTCCAATCGTTCGCAGCGAACGCTTCAGTTGCTCAACATGTACGGCTGCGCCTCCGCGAAAGTACTGAATGACGAAGTGTGGCCGGGGCCTTCCGCCGCGGACGACTTCGACCAGTTCGATGACGTGGCGCTGAGCACCGGCTACCGCCAAGTGAGTTTCATTGCGCCAGCCGGCTTCTTGCTCGACTCGCACGAGCGATGGAAGGCGACATTCGACTTTTATCTCAAGTCAGAGCAGATATTCCTCACGACGACGATCTACCCGAAGATGCAAGGTGACGGACCGCAGTTCCAGGTCATTCGTGACCGAAACTACCGTCCGAGAGAGGACTTCCTCGGTGTGCAGGTGAGCAACAAGGTGCTCGTCGCGGACGGAACGAGATACTACGATTTCCCGCGCAGAGTACTCGACTTCGACGTGTCTCCGATGGCCGAGAACTTCAGTTTCTTCTCCGACGGTGGCCCCATCTACCACGGCTCAAGAGTCTACGGCCGGGAACCGCTTGGTCACGATGGAACCGGGTACAACATCAAGCTCAGCGCGCGCCACTCCCGGTCGAGCATCAACGCGACATACTGGGATGGTCATGTGGGTAGCATGACAATTCAAGAGGCGTGGACGGACCCCGTCCCGTGGTACCCCGGTCGTACGCAGTACATCGGGAACTCCGCAACGCCGGAGTCGAGGGCGTACTTCAAGGCAGGGGAGTTCATTCCCTGA
- a CDS encoding M20/M25/M40 family metallo-hydrolase, translated as MSSETALAWLGAHEKESISRLVDWLRIPSVSTQPKHKGDCERAAAWAADRLRECGLSVEVLPTGEPPGSGHPVVLAEAPGAAGYRGPHVLFYGHYDVQPPEPLELWESPPFEPVIRPASGEVGERIVARGAVDDKGQVMTFLEALRAWKESGGAAAAGVRLTVLLEGEEESGSVNLERFVQQHAERLGKCDVCVISDTGMLGRGRPAITYGVRGLTYTEVVLHGPNQDLHSGLWGGRCPNPINELVTVLAGLWDKDRRVTIPGFYDDVREPTAEEREAWRRLGFDAADALRKIGLPPEADVGEAGFTAMEREWGRPTCDINGIVGGYTGEGAKTVIASHASAKVSFRLVADQDPAKVTAAFFAWLRERTPPGCRWEFIEHGGGFPATVPTDSPTLRVARRALERAAGRAPDLIKSGGSIPVAGLLKQRLGLDTVFMGFGLDDDRVHSPNEKFELECFRLGARAHVALLDELARMGRE; from the coding sequence ATGTCGTCCGAAACTGCACTAGCGTGGCTGGGGGCACACGAGAAGGAGTCGATTTCCCGGCTCGTGGACTGGCTGCGCATCCCGAGCGTCTCGACGCAGCCGAAGCACAAGGGGGACTGCGAGCGGGCGGCCGCGTGGGCGGCGGATCGGTTGCGGGAGTGCGGGCTGAGCGTCGAGGTGCTGCCGACGGGGGAGCCGCCCGGTTCGGGGCATCCCGTGGTGCTCGCGGAGGCTCCGGGGGCTGCTGGGTATCGCGGGCCGCATGTGCTGTTCTACGGGCACTACGACGTGCAGCCGCCGGAGCCGCTGGAGTTGTGGGAGAGTCCGCCGTTCGAGCCTGTGATCCGGCCCGCGTCGGGAGAGGTGGGTGAGCGGATCGTCGCGCGCGGGGCGGTGGACGACAAGGGGCAGGTGATGACCTTCCTTGAGGCGCTGCGGGCGTGGAAGGAGTCCGGGGGGGCTGCCGCGGCCGGGGTGCGTCTCACGGTGCTGCTGGAGGGTGAGGAGGAGTCGGGCTCGGTGAACCTCGAGCGGTTCGTGCAGCAGCACGCGGAGCGCCTGGGCAAGTGCGACGTGTGCGTGATCAGCGACACAGGGATGCTGGGACGCGGGCGGCCCGCGATCACCTACGGCGTGCGTGGGCTGACGTACACGGAGGTCGTGCTGCACGGGCCGAACCAGGATCTGCACTCGGGGCTGTGGGGCGGGCGGTGCCCGAACCCGATCAATGAACTGGTCACGGTGCTCGCGGGCCTGTGGGACAAGGACCGGCGCGTCACCATCCCCGGTTTCTACGACGACGTGCGCGAACCGACGGCCGAGGAGCGGGAGGCGTGGCGGCGGCTGGGGTTCGACGCCGCGGACGCGCTGCGGAAGATCGGCCTGCCGCCGGAGGCGGACGTGGGCGAGGCGGGATTCACGGCGATGGAGCGCGAGTGGGGCCGGCCGACGTGCGACATCAACGGCATCGTGGGCGGCTACACGGGCGAAGGGGCGAAGACGGTCATCGCGTCGCACGCCTCGGCGAAGGTGAGTTTCCGGCTGGTCGCGGACCAGGACCCGGCGAAAGTGACGGCGGCGTTCTTCGCGTGGCTGCGCGAGCGCACGCCGCCGGGATGCCGGTGGGAGTTCATCGAGCACGGCGGCGGGTTCCCGGCGACGGTGCCGACGGACTCGCCGACGCTGCGTGTGGCCCGGCGTGCGCTGGAGCGTGCGGCCGGGCGCGCCCCGGATCTGATCAAGTCCGGCGGGTCGATCCCCGTGGCTGGGCTGCTCAAGCAGCGGCTCGGGCTGGACACGGTGTTCATGGGGTTCGGGCTGGATGACGACCGGGTGCACTCGCCGAACGAGAAGTTCGAGTTGGAGTGCTTCAGATTGGGGGCGCGGGCGCATGTCGCGCTGCTGGATGAGTTGGCGAGGATGGGGAGGGAGTGA
- a CDS encoding ABC transporter ATP-binding protein, whose amino-acid sequence MIETINLTKRYGELVALDNLNLTIDEGDCFGFIGPNGAGKTTTIKILATLLKPSSGQAQVCGLTIGYQNRQIRPMIGYVPDFMGAYEDMVVTEYLEFFAAAYNIHGQERRRVVNDVLELTDLTYKATAEVNSLSRGMQQRLSIARVLLHDPKVLLMDEPASGLDPRARIEIRELLKELKRMGKTILISSHILHELAELCNVVGIIERGKLLYSGPVADILRKARVGHVIHVGVVGDPQRAEQVLQAYPGVKKVAMADGTGSVNGQAGTLFHVTFEEAGGRSYTDLPNLLINGGFRLTQFTEEPVNLETAFMRLTKGLVQ is encoded by the coding sequence ATGATCGAGACGATCAACCTGACCAAGCGCTACGGCGAACTCGTCGCGCTCGACAACCTCAACCTGACCATCGACGAGGGGGACTGCTTCGGGTTCATCGGCCCCAACGGCGCGGGCAAGACGACGACGATCAAGATCCTGGCGACCCTCCTGAAGCCTTCGAGCGGGCAGGCGCAGGTGTGCGGGCTGACGATCGGGTACCAGAACCGCCAGATCCGGCCCATGATCGGGTACGTGCCGGACTTCATGGGCGCGTACGAGGACATGGTGGTGACCGAGTACCTGGAGTTCTTCGCCGCGGCGTACAACATCCACGGGCAGGAGCGCCGCCGGGTCGTGAACGACGTTCTGGAACTCACGGACCTGACGTACAAGGCGACGGCCGAGGTGAACAGCCTGAGCCGCGGTATGCAGCAGCGGCTGAGCATCGCGCGGGTTCTGCTGCACGACCCCAAGGTGCTGCTGATGGACGAGCCGGCCTCGGGGCTGGACCCTCGGGCGAGGATCGAGATCCGCGAGTTGCTCAAGGAACTGAAGCGGATGGGGAAGACCATCCTCATCAGTTCGCACATCCTGCACGAGCTGGCGGAGTTGTGCAACGTCGTCGGCATCATCGAGCGGGGCAAGCTGCTCTACAGCGGGCCGGTCGCGGACATTCTGCGCAAGGCGCGCGTGGGGCACGTGATCCACGTCGGTGTCGTGGGCGACCCGCAGCGTGCGGAGCAGGTTCTGCAGGCCTACCCCGGCGTGAAGAAGGTCGCGATGGCCGACGGCACGGGGAGCGTCAACGGTCAAGCGGGCACACTCTTCCATGTGACATTCGAGGAAGCAGGCGGGCGGTCCTACACCGACCTGCCGAACCTGCTCATCAACGGTGGATTCAGGCTGACGCAGTTCACCGAGGAGCCGGTGAACCTCGAGACGGCGTTCATGCGGCTGACGAAGGGCCTGGTGCAATAG